The following proteins are encoded in a genomic region of Gossypium hirsutum isolate 1008001.06 chromosome D05, Gossypium_hirsutum_v2.1, whole genome shotgun sequence:
- the LOC107905188 gene encoding xylulose kinase 2 → MGDLSLPNDALFLGFDSSTQSLKATVLDSNLVIVASEMIHFDSDLPHYKTKDGVYRDANVNGRIVSPTIMWVEALDLIFQRLSKSNLDFGKIAAVSGSGQQHGSVYWKKGSSALLSSLDPKKPLVDQLRDAFSVKESPIWMDCSTTAQCREIEKAVGGALELSKITGSRAYERYTGPQIRKIFETQQETYENTERISLVSSFMACLFLGAYACIDTTDGAGMNLMDIKQRAWSKAALEATAPGLEEKLGKLAPAHAVAGSIASYFVERYKFNKNCLVVQWSGDNPNSLAGLTLNTPGDLAISLGTSDTVFGITKDPQPGLEGHVFPNPVDTEGYMVMLVYKNGSLTREDVRNCYAEKSWDVFNKFLKQTPPLNGGKIGFYYKDHEILPPMPVGFHRYILQNFNGETLDGLNLQEVQEFDPPSEVRALIEGQFLSMRAHAERFGMPSPPKRIIATGGASANKSILSSIASIFGCDIYTVQRPDSASLGAALRAAHGWLCNKRGSFVPMSCMYKDLDKTSLSCKLSMAAEDQKLVSKYALLMKKRMELENNLVKKLGRY, encoded by the exons atGGGGGATTTATCTCTTCCTAATGACGCCCTCTTCCTTGGATTTGATAGTTCTACTCA GTCGTTGAAGGCAACTGTTTTGGACTCCAATCTCGTTATTGTTGCTTCAGAGATGATCCACTTTGACTCTGATTTGCCTCATTATAAGACTAAGGATGGTGTTTACAGAGACGCTAATGTTAATGGCAGAATTGTTTCACCCACCATAATGTGGGTGGAGGCTTTGGATCTTATTTTTCAAAGGCTTTCTAAATCCAATTTGGATTTTGGGAAGATTGCTGCCGTTTCTGGTAGTGGACAGCAACATGGCAGTGTTTATTGGAAGAAAGGTAGTTCTGCATTGTTATCATCATTGGACCCCAAGAAGCCATTAGTTGATCAGCTCCGCGATGCCTTTTCTGTTAAGGAATCACCGATATGGATGGACTGCAGCACAACTGCTCAGTGTAGAGAAATAGAGAAAGCTGTCGGTGGTGCATTGGAGTTGTCTAAAATTACTGGTTCTCGAGCTTATGAGAGATACACAGGACCACAAATTCGGAAGATATTTGAGACACAACAAGAAACTTATGAGAACACTGAGAGGATCTCTCTTGTTAGCTCTTTCATGGCATGTCTATTCTTAGGGGCTTATGCTTGTATTGATACAACTGATGGTGCAGGGATGAACTTGATGGATATAAAGCAAAGGGCTTGGTCTAAAGCTGCATTGGAG GCTACAGCTCCAGGTTTGGAGGAAAAGCTTGGAAAGCTAGCTCCTGCACATGCTGTTGCTGGTTCTATTGCATCCTATTTTGTGGAGAG GTATAAGTTCAATAAGAATTGCTTGGTGGTTCAGTGGTCTGGAGACAATCCTAACAGTTTAGCAG GTTTAACTCTAAACACTCCTGGGGATCTAGCAATCAGTTTGGGCACTAGTGACACT GTCTTTGGAATCACCAAGGATCCTCAACCTGGTTTAGAAGGGCATGTTTTCCCGAATCCTGTTGATACAGAAGGCTACATGGTAATGTTGGTCTACAAAAATGGGTCTTTGACACGTGAAG ATGTACGTAATTGCTATGCTGAGAAATCTTGGGATGTTTTTAACAAATTTCTCAAGCAAACTCCTCCACTAAATG GTGGGAAGATAGGTTTCTATTACAAGGACCATGAGATTCTTCCTCCAATGCCTG TTGGCTTCCACCGCTACATTCTTCAAAATTTCAATGGAGAAACTCTGGATGGCTTGAATTTACAAGAAGTCCAAGAATTTGACCCTCCTTCCGAG GTTCGTGCCTTGATTGAGGGCCAATTTCTGTCGATGCGTGCTCATGCAGAAAGGTTCGGAATGCCTTCTCCTCCAAAACGAATCATTGCTACTGGTGGAGCATCAGCAAATAAAAGCATTCTCAGCTCAATTGCATCAATCTTTGGCTGTGATATATATACGGTTCAAAGACCTG ATTCAGCATCTCTGGGAGCTGCATTGAGGGCTGCTCATGGTTGGTTGTGCAACAAAAGGGGCAGTTTTGTGCCGATGTCTTGTATGTACAAGGATTTAGACAAGACATCCCTGAGCTGCAAGCTCTCGATGGCTGCTGAAGACCAGAAACTGGTTTCCAAGTATGCTTTATTGATGAAGAAGAGAATGGAACTAGAGAATAACCTTGTCAAAAAGTTGGGGCGGTACTAG